The following nucleotide sequence is from Vitis vinifera cultivar Pinot Noir 40024 chromosome 14, ASM3070453v1.
aaaataaatattagaaccCACATATTTACCCTTCTTTTTCTTAGAAACCCCAAAACCCTAGTCTCAGCTTGTTTTCCTTACACTTCCTCACCTTTTTCTCACtgggtttctttctttttccacttcaaatttatgttttaccccttttcttttccaaaaagggagagagggagagaaaaaAGGCAATGATACGGAAATCATGGCCATTGCGGAAATTGGTTTCGTGGATGTTGGGAGTTTTTGGTAAGTATGTGGAGGAAGAAGATAGTTGTGTAATTTCATACACccatgttattttattttattttatttaaaaaaaatgatgggtgTAAAAGGGTAAAGTGGATCAAGCAATAGAATAAAGAAATCCGACCGTTTGAATGAGATGAAAGATACTGGGCTAGGCCTACATTTGGGAATTCAGCCCATGTCATCTTTCAAGCCCAAAAAGAACGCGTTTCAACGTAGGTTTGTCGGATTCCACGGCCCCAACCCATCATATTATTGTAACTGGTATCATGTGCACTGGTATCATTCTATGGTTTCCCTCCATCTAGCCCACTGATCGAATCCAGGATGATTGATGTACTTGGTCAGCTGCATAGCCTAGAGCACGTTTGGAGTAAATTTGAAAAGAGTAAAAGTATTTCCCAATGAGAATctaaatattgataaatttttaaaaatacaaaaaatgatttgaagtgGTTGAGGGACGATTACTTATCAAATCATTCTaccaaaattgattttttgtcATGCAACAttgtaacaaaaataatatctaaacgttttttttaaacattgaGTGATTATCTTTAAAAACCTTTCTAGTGAAACCCCTACTAAAAAAACCACTACGGACTGAAGATACTTTAAGAATCACTCGgaaacaagtttttcaaagtACAACTTATGGTTATTGTGTGAAcgattttaattttacattctTCTCGCATCACATTATCTCTTTACTTTTCCTAAATCTAGGACCTATGAAGCCCGAGATTGAAAAAGAAGCCTATTCTAAACAAGACTTCAATAAGAATGACAAGGatctaataaaaatgaaataaagacaGTAATAAGATGAAGTACTTTTCATGATAGAAAATTATCGTCtcaccattattattattatacatgTAACATATATGAGAAGTATAAGATTTTAAGGTATTTATCAAGAAACAAATCATAGTTAGGACTTAGGAGAAGGAAATAGGAAGGGGGGACCAATCCAACCCAGTGCCACCTCAAACTCAGCAAGAGACGAGAAAGAGCCCGTCTTCAGAAGATGGGACAAACTAAGATCATGTGATCCCACCACCAACACCCTGTCAGTCTCATTTATAAATGGTGCGCCCACCCCACAACTCTCAAAataggaaaacaaacaaaacttGGCTGAAATGGATGAAGACAATAAAGAGTGTGTGGTTTATGAAACAAACAACTTTTCACCTGAACCTCTACCCTCTTTTAAAATACAATCCCATCTACTTACCAAGAAAAGTGCATTTCCTCACGAACAGACGTCACCCACATGGTTTAGTGGgtcattttcttataaataataaaagcaaatCACATGGGTCTCTCAGCCCTAaggcccccccccccccccatagATGATAGCTTCATTCATTTCACCTAAACACTTCATAATTCCGCATTTCACGCCTTCCAATTCTTAATTTGTAGCCAACGTACTCAtacatttcaaaattcaaacactGTAGGCTTTCATCATAAAGATTACCCTTTCGCAGGTCAAACTACAACCACACAAATCAACTCCCAacagatataaataaataaataaagtgaagcacaactctttttttctttttttttgacaGATTGCCTTGAGGCAATTCGGGTATCCATCTGTTACCAGTAGAGACGGAGGAATGAGTCCCACACTGCGGCAATGGCAAAAACGGCTGGTACAACAATCTGGCCTCTGTAATTAGAACTTGGAGAGTCGTTCGATTCTTTTATTGGTGAAGCTGAGGGAGGGGGCGGTGGGTTTTCAACATTGATAGCTATCTTCATTCCACTATAGCAGAACCCCTTGCCACTGAGGAAATAATATTTCCGGGTGACGTTAAGAGGAACAACATCCCTTCCAGCACCTGTAGTCCAATTGTGAAGCGGATGATCGGAATTGCATGACTCATAGTTTGTCTCATTTACCTCCAACACATTCATCTGGTTCCTATCATACACAAAAACTGAAGAAAAAAGAGTTACCACAAAAGCAATAAAAGGCAGAgtgaattttgaaaacaaagttTTTTGGAACCTCAAATGGGGGATTAAGTTAATTATGATAGACATATCTTCTATCATAGCATAGAAACTGAATATCAATCAAATCATAGAATCTAAGAGCAAACTAAATGCCCAAAGGCCccaaattaattacaaatctTTGTTGTCTAGGTTTTATACAGCATTTATCTTTGACGCCTAATTAAGAGCACAATGCAATAATTCAATTCACCCACATGAGCCAGCAGTGTTGAGCACACAAACAGACTTTGTCCAGTGTTTGTGTGTGCCCTGGAATCAGGCATGACAGCAACCCTTTGTTGCATCTAGTTGTCCTGCCAACCCAGGCTACAATAC
It contains:
- the LOC100243953 gene encoding early nodulin-like protein 17; this encodes MRFGTLELAVVLMCAVVLMLPDVSATRWTVGGNQGWSTNVNYTVWAKDKHFYNGDWLFFVYDRNQMNVLEVNETNYESCNSDHPLHNWTTGAGRDVVPLNVTRKYYFLSGKGFCYSGMKIAINVENPPPPPSASPIKESNDSPSSNYRGQIVVPAVFAIAAVWDSFLRLYW